Within the Photobacterium swingsii genome, the region TGAATTTGATGCTACTGCCGAGAGTTTATTACAGTACCTAGATGCGGTCTTTATGCTGATGTGGCGTTACCGTTTCTTCTATGCCAACTTGCCTGATATCTTGCGCCGCGATGAGGGTTTGCAAGGTAAGTATATGGCAGCTCAGGAAAATTTACATCAAAACATGATGGCCTTGATGGAAAGTTTTAAGCAAGGTGGGCTGCTGGATTTAGATGACAAAGAGCTATTGAGCTTAACCAATACTTTAAAGTTAGTGGCTTCAAGCTGGATTTGCTACCAAACCACTCAAGCACCAGGTGCAAAGATCACCAAAGCGGTGATCTACCAAGGTGTCCTTCAAGTACTCAGCATTGTTCGTCCGTTAACTACGGATAAAGGTCGTGAGCGGGTATTGCAACTTGAAACCCACTATATGGATCAAGAACGTCAAGATATCGCGTAAAAATAGCTTAAAACAAGGCTGATAGCGGCACCAACTCAACGTCGGTGTCGAGTAAGGGAAGTTGCTGCTGCAAGGTTGTTAGAGTGATGGGATAAGGGTGGCCAATCGCCACGGCATAGCCATAACGTTGAGCACGTTTCACTGCTACGTTTAATTGTTGAGTGACAAACGCTTGGGTGCGAAAGTGATCGAGGAAAACATGGCGACGTAAAGTCGGAAGTTGGTGTGTACGTGCTCGTTTTTCTGCCACACTGTGCACACTGGTGCGGCTATCGAGAAACCCCAAACCTTGTTCATTTAATACCGTCATTACCCAGTCCATACGGGTAACATCTTGGGTTAAGGCGCTGCCCATGTGGTTATTAATCGCAACAGCATGCGGTACTCGCAATAGTGCGTGGCGTAAGGTTTGTTTGAAGGTATCTTCTGACATCTGCTGAGTCAGGGTACTGGGTTCGAGTGGTGCAACGCCTTGTGGTTGCATCGGCATATGCAGTAACACATCACGCTGTTGCTGATAGGCCAACTCAGCGGTGGCAATATCAAATGGGGTATCAGGTAAAATAGAGAGACTGACTTGAGAAGGCAGCGTTGATAAGGTTGCGGGCATCGGATTGTAGCCAAGATCATCAATCACAATCGCTAGTTTAGCCGCGATTGTAAAGGGGGAGAGGAGTAAACAAAGTACTCCTAGCGTGGAAGTTGCGATCCTTTGCATGCTTCACCTAGTTGATGTTGACGTTATTTTTTGAGCCAGGTTCTCGGGTTAGTTGGCGTGCCTTTGCGGCGAATTTCAAAATATAACCCTGATTGCTCTTGGCCACCACTGTCACCCACTAATGCAATGGCTTCGTTAGCTTGCACGTTATCCCCCACTTTTTTCAGCAAGGTTTGGTTGTACCCGTAGAAGGTCATGTCACCCTTGCCATGATCGATGGCAAGCATCAAACCATAGCCCCGCAACCAATCAGCAAAAATGACTTTACCAGGATAGACAGCGTTGACTTTGCTGCCACTGGCTTTGTTGATCACCATGCCTTTCCAGCGTAATTCGCCTTGCTGTTTGGTGCCGTAATTGTGTAGGACGCTGCCTTTGACAGGCCAAGGTAATTTTCCACGGTGCTTGGCTAAGCCATCCATTGGGGCTTGGCGAGCCGCGCGTTCAGCTTCCAGTTTTGCCTTCGCAATTTCTTTGATTAAGCGGCGTTCATTAACTTTGAGTTCGTTAATGTAGCTACGATCGTTGCTCATTTGGCCTTTAATGCCCGCTAAGGTACGTTTACGTTTGGTTTGCTCTTTGGTTCGCTTTTCATTTTCTGCTTGCAGTTCACTGATCAAGGCTTGCTGTTGTTGACGTTGCTGAGCTAATTCATGTTTCTTCAATTGCAGCTCAGTATCGATAGCACTTAATGCGGTAAGGGCGTCAATACGGGCTTTGCTGATCCGCTCTGCGTACACGGTATAGCGATCTAAAGTATGGCTATCTTCACCACTCAGCAGGTTAGCTAGTTGGCTATCTTCACCTTGGCGATATTGGGTATTGATCAGCTCGCGTAGCATTTCTTGTTGACCAAGGCGCTGTTGCTGAAGATTTTGCTGTTCTTGGTTGAGCTTAGCGATCGAGGCGATGAGTGCTTTTAGTTTATTTTCAGCCTGATGGATCTTCTTGGTTGCATTGGCAATGGTGAGTTCGCGTTGCTTGAGTTCATTTTGCAATGCGACATAGCGCTTTTGCTTGTCTTGGAGCTGGTCTTGCTGGCGTGACAACTCGTGTTTTACGCCATCGAGTTGATTATCGCCTGACGCATAGACTGATTGGCTAACGCACAGACATAACAAAGCGCCAGTGCATAAAGCACTGGCGCGGAAGGTCTTTGTGAGGTGTTTGATCATATCCCGCATGGGACTGATTATTTCAGATCAAACAGCACCTGACCAGTCATCTCTGCAGGGATTTCGATATCAGACATTGCCAACATAGTTGGTGCAAGGTCAGATAGCTTACCGCCTTCTTTCAGCGTCAGAGATTTATTACCTACGTAGATCAGTGGAACTGGCAGGTTGGTGTGTGCTGTGTGAACACCACCAGTCTCTGGGTTGATCATCATTTCAGCGTTACCGTGGTCGGCAGTGATCAGCAGCTGACCATCCATTTCACGGATAGCCGCAACAACCTGACCAATACAGCTATCTAATGCTTCACAGGCTTGAACGGCTGCATCGTAAACACCTGTGTGGCCAACCATGTCGCCATTCGGGTAGTTACAAATAATCGTATCGAATTCGCCAGATTTGATTGCTGCAACCAGTTTTTCAGTTAGCTCAGGTGAGCTCATTTCTGGTTGAAGATCATAAGTTGCTACTTTTGGTGAAGCAACCAGTGAGCGAGACTCACCGTCAAACTCGTCTTCTACACCACCGTTAAAGAAGAAAGTGACGTGCGCGTATTTCTCTGTTTCAGAGATACGTAGCTGTTTTTTACCTTTCTTCGATAGCCACTCACCTAGAGTGTTTTCTAGGCTTGCTGGTGGGAATGCTGCAGCAAGATCAATATCAGCAGCGTATTGAGTCAGCATTACAAAATCCACGGCAGGGAACGTCGCACGTTCAAAACCAGCGAAATCTGTTAGGAAAGTACGCGTGATTTGGCGCGCACGGTCAGCACGGTAGTTCATGAAGATAACAGCATCACCGTCTTCCATAGCTGCAGACGCTTGGCCTTCAGCACGGATTTCAGTTGCTTTAACGAACTCATCGTTTTCATCACGAGCGTATGCAGCTTCTAAGCCTTCAACTGCTGTTGCTGTTGTGAACTCAGCGTTTGCTTGAGTCAGTAGGTTGTAAGCAACTTCTACGCGATCCCAGTTGTTATCGCGGTCCATTGCGTAGTAGCGACCAACCAGCGATGCGGTACGGCCTTTGCCTAGCTCAGCAAATAGGGCATCGAAACGCTCAAGGGATGCTTGTGCGCTGCGTGGCGGTGTATCACGACCGTCTAGGAAGCAGTGTAGGTAAATCTTTTCAGCACCACGTTTTGCTGCCATCTCGATAGCGGCTGCAATGTGGTCTTCATGGCTGTGAACACCACCTGGTGACATTAGGCCCATGATATGAACAGCTTTGCCTGCTTGGATTGCTTTATCCATTGCATTGACTAGCGCTTCTGTTTCAAAGAAGTCGCCGTCAGCAATAGATTTAGTGATACGAGTCAGATCTTGGTAAACCACGCGGCCCGCACCAATGTTGGTGTGACCTACTTCAGAGTTACCCATTTGACCATCTGGCAAACCCACATCCATACCTGATGCAGAAATCAGCGTGTTCGCTTCATTTGCAATTAGGCCATCCATTACCGGTGTTTTTGCGTTTGCGATCGCGTTGTTTTGCGCGTCTTCGCGGTAACCCCAACCATCTAGAATCACTAGAGCCAATGGCTTCTTAGCAGACATAAGCTGTCCTCTTGTATGTCATAAGTGAAAAATCAAAACTAATCACCTTAACGCTTTGATTTTTTCAAAGTAATTAACGTCATGAGTTTTGAATGTTGGTAATTTTACTACAACTCCACCCGAAAACTGTAGGGTAAGATCAAACAATGCTGTAAATAAATTGTTAGTGTTTCCGTAAAATATATTCATTTATGAGGGAGAAGGTAAGTCTTTTTCCATTGTTTTTTACTATTTCAACGATAGGTTAGCTCTTATAATAGCAAGTGAGTTATCACACGGATTATCTGTCTGTCGCTGTACTTGGCAGGCAACGTGGGTATACTCGGTTTCTTTGTTACGGACATGCAC harbors:
- a CDS encoding TetR/AcrR family transcriptional regulator, which produces MKTRDRIIMAALELFNERGESNVTTNHIAAHLGISPGNLYYHFRNKEEIIHSIFDEYASDLRIRFQPQAEFDATAESLLQYLDAVFMLMWRYRFFYANLPDILRRDEGLQGKYMAAQENLHQNMMALMESFKQGGLLDLDDKELLSLTNTLKLVASSWICYQTTQAPGAKITKAVIYQGVLQVLSIVRPLTTDKGRERVLQLETHYMDQERQDIA
- a CDS encoding divergent polysaccharide deacetylase family protein; translated protein: MQRIATSTLGVLCLLLSPFTIAAKLAIVIDDLGYNPMPATLSTLPSQVSLSILPDTPFDIATAELAYQQQRDVLLHMPMQPQGVAPLEPSTLTQQMSEDTFKQTLRHALLRVPHAVAINNHMGSALTQDVTRMDWVMTVLNEQGLGFLDSRTSVHSVAEKRARTHQLPTLRRHVFLDHFRTQAFVTQQLNVAVKRAQRYGYAVAIGHPYPITLTTLQQQLPLLDTDVELVPLSALF
- a CDS encoding peptidoglycan DD-metalloendopeptidase family protein, encoding MIKHLTKTFRASALCTGALLCLCVSQSVYASGDNQLDGVKHELSRQQDQLQDKQKRYVALQNELKQRELTIANATKKIHQAENKLKALIASIAKLNQEQQNLQQQRLGQQEMLRELINTQYRQGEDSQLANLLSGEDSHTLDRYTVYAERISKARIDALTALSAIDTELQLKKHELAQQRQQQQALISELQAENEKRTKEQTKRKRTLAGIKGQMSNDRSYINELKVNERRLIKEIAKAKLEAERAARQAPMDGLAKHRGKLPWPVKGSVLHNYGTKQQGELRWKGMVINKASGSKVNAVYPGKVIFADWLRGYGLMLAIDHGKGDMTFYGYNQTLLKKVGDNVQANEAIALVGDSGGQEQSGLYFEIRRKGTPTNPRTWLKK
- the gpmM gene encoding 2,3-bisphosphoglycerate-independent phosphoglycerate mutase; this encodes MSAKKPLALVILDGWGYREDAQNNAIANAKTPVMDGLIANEANTLISASGMDVGLPDGQMGNSEVGHTNIGAGRVVYQDLTRITKSIADGDFFETEALVNAMDKAIQAGKAVHIMGLMSPGGVHSHEDHIAAAIEMAAKRGAEKIYLHCFLDGRDTPPRSAQASLERFDALFAELGKGRTASLVGRYYAMDRDNNWDRVEVAYNLLTQANAEFTTATAVEGLEAAYARDENDEFVKATEIRAEGQASAAMEDGDAVIFMNYRADRARQITRTFLTDFAGFERATFPAVDFVMLTQYAADIDLAAAFPPASLENTLGEWLSKKGKKQLRISETEKYAHVTFFFNGGVEDEFDGESRSLVASPKVATYDLQPEMSSPELTEKLVAAIKSGEFDTIICNYPNGDMVGHTGVYDAAVQACEALDSCIGQVVAAIREMDGQLLITADHGNAEMMINPETGGVHTAHTNLPVPLIYVGNKSLTLKEGGKLSDLAPTMLAMSDIEIPAEMTGQVLFDLK